Proteins co-encoded in one Papaver somniferum cultivar HN1 chromosome 5, ASM357369v1, whole genome shotgun sequence genomic window:
- the LOC113280531 gene encoding uncharacterized protein LOC113280531, producing MSYSKGAVADIVKDLIQGTPFWEVGKELISAMEPLVKVLRLVDGDGSTSGYIYEATDRARKAIKKLCEEDPVKYMVIWELFEFRAKYNLLHQVHAAAMYLNPCFMFDGKILYTNEDVRASFSYIYDNLIDTTERTKFSQELLLYNGKHPNIFTNISIDQMNACHPTNGGSVLILRKISIRLLSHPCASSACERNWSAFDATQTKKRNRLTPQMLEDLVYIRVNSLMLKNSVKFELQDREPISLENLAEWDTEFVDGNLDEAIDEGFVAIAQSDMNASWMDRMCSGIGTSLRMNYRRQ from the exons ATGTCGTATAGCAAAGGAGCTGTTGCTGACATAGTCAAAGACCTTATACAAGGAACACCATTTTGGGAGGTTGGGAAAGAGCTAATTTCAGCCATGGAGCCATTGGTAAAGGTATTACGGTTAGTCGACGGTGATGGGTCAACTTCAGGATACATTTATGAAGCAACAGATAGAGCACGAAAGGCAATTAAAAAACTATGTGAAGAGGATCCTGTTAAGTACATGGTTATATGGGAATTGTTTGAATTCAGAGCGAAATATAACTTGCTTCATCAGGTTCATGCTGCTGCCATGTATTTGAACCCTTGCTTCATGTTTGATGGAAAGATTTTATATACTAATGAAGATGTGCGCGCTTCCTTCTCATATATTTATGACAATCTGATTGATACTACTGAAAGAACCAAGTTTTCTCAAGAGCTTTTACTCTATAATGGAAAGCATCCAAATATTTTTACAAACATCTCCATAGATCAAATGAATGCTTGTCATCCGA CAAATGGAGGCTCTGTTCTTATACTAAGAAAGATTTCTATTCGTTTATTAAGTCATCCATGTGCTTCTTCTGCATGTGAACGTAACTGGAGTGCTTTCGATGCGACACAAACGAAAAAGAGGAACAGATTGACACCACAAATGCTGGAAGATCTTGTGTACATAAGGGTGAATTCTTTAATGCTGAAAAATTCCGTGAAATTTGAGTTACAAGATAGAGAGCCAATTAGTCTTGAAAACCTCGCAGAGTGGGACACTGAATTTGTTGATGGAAATCTAGATGAAGCTATAGATGAAGGTTTTGTAGCCATTGCTCAAAGTGACATGAATGCTTCTTGGATGGATAGAATGTGTAGCGGCATTGGGACGTCTTTGAGAATGAATTATCGTCGTCAGTAG